Part of the Ochotona princeps isolate mOchPri1 chromosome 32, mOchPri1.hap1, whole genome shotgun sequence genome, CATTcccaacaaattaaaaattatattaatgtAATAGAATGGATGACATGATTTTGCTAGATCTGAAATTAAAGTAGACTTTATAGGAAAGTGATATAAAACCAAGTCCAATTCACATTAAATCAGTTTCTGAATTGGCCTTTAGTGCTAAAGTTGAGATCGGCTTTTTGGATTCCTACATTATGAAAACCACTATGGTTACCTCCAGGTGTTTAGTGTCTCTAGATCGATTCCTGATCTTTTCAAAGAATGGTATGAAACACCAAATTAAGTATAACAACTATCATTGAAATATTTTTGGTTTCTGAGTGTTTATATGCTTAACCATGAATAGAACGTTCATAACTTTTGACTTTGGAAATAGTTCTTAGAATCTAAAGCACAGGAGGAAAGTCAGGGTAAAGGGTAAGATTTGGGGTAGAGTCATGGAGTAGGACAGAGAATTGATGAAACCAGGCTctatgagagggagagaaagataaacAGTGATGTTTAATCAAAGGTGTCAGCTACAATATTCAATATTGCTGGAATGAAGAACATAATAAGTCTCCATGGCCTACGTATATGCTGTTAATGAATTACTTTAGTCTTTATCTCCATATGGGCTCCGCAGCACACACTGCAATGTTTGTTTCCTTTGAAGTTTAATCTGGCATGGTGTTCCCTGCTGTTTCCAAAGAATCTGAAAGAACTCGCCCACCCCTTTAATTAAACAGCTCTTGGGTAACGGGGAAGATACAGGAGTGCAAGTCATCTCTCATCAtcactgtcttctttcttttctttttctttctttcaagacaGAAAAGTTCATTTGCGAAGGGACCGAGTgagcagggaaagaagagggaagggaaaagcaCCTCCCGAGAGAAAGCTGGGAGgcggggtgcctcttgaaaggaagAGCGAAGAGATACCCTTCCTTTAGCTTTCTTAACTGTGAGTGGAAGTTCTGCCatcaccattgtctgtaccagtgaGGCTGAGAACACGCCACTGGTCTTGACATCAACATCAgagacaacattaaaaaaaaaaatctcctgaatATGAAGAAGTAAACTTTTGGTTGCCTTCCATCTCCTGAAAGCTGGAATGTTCTAGAAGCTCTGTCAGTGAATGAAGGGACATTTATGGGCGCTAAAAGGTCTAATATTCACCCCCAAATACTTCATTTGTGCCTACAGCTGGCTTGCTTGGTGGAGAGACCTGGATGCTGGAGTTACAGCTGTGCAAATAGATTTTATTTGTACAAGTGTTAAAGGTCACTGGAACATTCATTTCTGAAGATAAGAATGCAATCAGGAACTCAAGTCTATGACATGCTGTCAGTCTGGCACAGGGTACCGGAAATCCCACTGGGAACATTTCTTACATCCTACAATTTTATGTGAAATCACGGTGCCTCCCTTTCAAATCTGAAGCAATGACTTATTACGAAACCTCATACATTTGTGAGTATGCATGAAAGGGCAACAGAATAAAAGCCATGCTGTGTGGGAAAAACTAGTAAGCCAATGAGCGTTAATGAAATGACTCTGAGAGAGTAATTAATTTTGGGGAAACGCAGGCTGCAGTTACTCAGCCAAGACCTACCATTAGGGCTAATGCGATACCCCTGTGGCTTCATTAACCCCCAGATGGATATAATACACACCCAGAATGGTCAAGTGTTGActcactgctgcttcctgcacaaatgaatttaaaatgtgctGCAGCCTTTGTACCCTTCAGGTCTGTGAAGTGTCTCTAATGGGAATTCACACTGTTTAATCGCTATTCACCTTACTGAAAATTCTATGCCATCAATTGGTGGCAAACACAACCTAGGTCATGCAATTTCTGGCTACCATTGGTTGAGGTAATTAGTGGTGGTTTCAGTTTCGTTACAACAGGTGGTCCTGTTATATTTCTATGTGCAGGAAAAGGGGCAATCCCATAATAGAACACTGATGGATAGTGAGAAGTTCTTTTGAAAAACTTTGGATTTACTTCTTAGTCTTTAAAGGTACATTAACATAGGTAGTTTCCAAGTCAAGTTGCCTGGGAGCATATTACTGCTTAGAAAAGTTTAAAATTACTATAAGTTAGAGAGCCtatactttaatatttttttgGTTATACAGAATTGACTGGTGGGTTGAGTTCTAAAAATCTCATTTAATTCTAATAAACCAGTGTATCAAAGTTATGTTAAAGTTGAGATATAGATTTTTCTATAGGATTATGTACTTGAAGCTTTAGCAGTAGTAGCCTAAAATATTGCAAGCTGCATCAGGAGAGGGTGTTTGATTCAACATAATATGCTCCATGAGGATCCCTGCATTGCATGTTAGAGTATCTAGACTTGACTTCCAGCTCTGATCCAGTCTCACCTATTTTGTCACAAGTTACAGAATTCCATTCTTTCTTATGGTGgagtaatattttattgtttattggcACTACttttccttatccattcatctgcATCTTGGGTCTTTTGGTTGCTTCCACATCgcagctattgtgaatagtactGTAATAATTACCGAAGTGCAGGTATCTGTTTGAGGAGCTAATCTAGTTTCCCGCAGGCATATATacagaagtgggattgctggatcatatggcagttctgtttttaatttttttcaagaattctTAATATTGTTTCGCATAATGGCTgttctaatttacatttccaccaatggcgtctaaaggttttttttttcactgagtcTCACCAGCGTTTATAATTTTGGCCTTTTTTGGAAATGGCTGTTCTGGCAAGGATTGAGATGCTATCGCATGAaacttttgatttgcatttctttaatgGATCCTGATGTGACTCtttttctatatatctgctttcTCCCCTACTTTACACTCAGATGATGAATAATGCATTAAAGTGTAAATACTCCACACACAATGAGACATATAAAGATACAACCTAATACGCATAGAACCAGATGCTATTTTTGCcaaaaatatacataaatctttcaaaaataatatgtTTATGAAACactcaataataaaataattttcaataaaTCAGGTTAACTCTAAAagttcatcttaaaaataaacaagcaaatctaTCTAAACTGAGATGCAGAAATAAAAAGGCAGTAAGTGAACAATTTGGTAAAAACTCAGATCAGAGTGGCTAATGGGCTggcttttccacctgctgattaactctccaaatacTGGCAATTACTGAAACTGGGCCCTGAGCCAGTCCATTCCCatgagccaaaagccaggagctgtccCAGTCTCCCATGAGTGTGCAGGAGAcctagcacttgggtcatcctctacccATTTCCAAGGTAGATTAGTGAgttcaatgggaagtggagcagcttggactcagtgccgcccacatgggatgctggcttaatCTGTTATGCCGTAGCGCAGGCCCCATGCACTGGCTTTTGCAGTCAGATCTGTCTGGTTTTAATCTCAACTATGCAATTTCAAATTTACTTAACATCTCCAAGACCAATTGTCTTCAGTTTTAAGATAATAATTCTTATGTTataaatttttgcaaatattaaattattttgttaagaAGTGTAGCTCAGAAATTTTTAAGGAGTACATTTGAAATATTTGACACTAATTACATTCAcacaattaaaaatttaatatctaTTGTGTGCCAGACACATTTTTAGAAAGGAGGAATCAACTTGTTAGCTAAAGCAAGCATAGTCCTCCTCCTGTTGGGCCTCCTCAGACTAGAAGAGATCATATTCTTTAATCAAATAGTCATACAAAACAACTTAAATTTCCACTGTGGAAAGTACATTGCACTCTAATCATGTAATAAGGAAATTAAGTTCATTTAAAATATAGGGAACTTTCCTTGAGAAGTTGATGATTCAATTTAAATGTGCAGGAAAACCAGGAATAAAATAAGTAGAGAGAATAGAGAAGGATTTTGGGGTAGAAGCTAGAAAGTTTTGTGAGAGGAGCATTGATTattaggaaggaagaaagatggaaggaaggaagaaaaataacacCGAATCTCTAAAAGTAAGCAATGAACAACAATATAGGGTCAGAATATCATCTTCAATAAGCAACATGGTACCAAAAAAATGGATTCAGTATGATCGGAAGATGTTTGTACTCACACTTTCACTTCAGCATTATTCAGAATAGCATAGGATGGATAAAGGCAGAGAAGAAATTACATACACACAGTGGAGTGCTATTGGTCATAAAAGCATAATAAAATCCTGCCAAGTGAATTGGACTGGAAAATATTACGTTGTGTGAAACAAGGTGACTGCAAAATGATGAATTTTCTAAGCCCTCACTCCATTAGGAACAATCCCTTATTTTTACagtgtccattttttaaaaatgtgtatttcattcattttgtctAAAGTCAACCCAAGATAGCCACCTCCCTTAGGTTTTGTCTTAGCAGATTGCTTGTTGCTGACTCATTGAGGAAATGTTGTACATCAGGAAGAAAGTTCTAGACAACCCATATTGTACTTATTGATGCTCCCACAAGCACCTGCACATGTACATTTTATTGATCCCACTATACCTGTGGTTCTATGCTGCAAATCTCTGTATTGAACTAGTCTTTCCATGTGTTCAACctacttctttctctccctcattaCCTATGTCATTTCTGTGCAAAGATGCTCATCTTCTTCCATGTTTATAAAAAAAGCAACTCCTGATTACATTTTAGCCAATAGTTACAGCTCCATTTTTTTGCTtacttttatgaaaataaatcttccaaagaGTTTTTGTACTTCTTTATCCAACTTTcctacttctctttttaaattgagACCCATTGGATCTGTACCCTTCCAAAAATCTGTTATCTAACAAAAATAGTTATGCTGCTATATGTATGCCACACCtaggaaacacaagaaaaaaagtaaatgttactATTTTCACACTAATTGTGCTTAAAAACTGACCGCCTAAGCTATTAGTACAAATTCACATTGACTAACCTGGTAGCTGAAGCATTTGGTAGGTAGTAGAGGCCGGGTAAGTATTATTTACCAAGATTAGTATAAACACTTCTTGTCTCTTGTGCATTCTCTGTACCAGGTTTTTTTTCAAACCCCTCTGTGACTCAAAATGATCTCAAAAATCTAAATACTGTCTTTCAACTCTAGTGCCTTTAGAGTTAACTTGTGAGAGAAACATATGCGGTCCTCTCTTTATAGGACCACTGCAAATATGAAAAGTAATGATCTCACGAGTTCATTCCCAAGAACAATAGAATTTAGGACATATCCAactgggggaagagagaggggatgagagagagagagagagagagagagagactgatttccTGAAACTATTGTCATGGTCACAGCACGACTCATGTTAAAACAGATGAAGCAAAAAACAGTACAGAACATGGAGTGAAATGAACAAAGATTTATTATAACAGGGTAGGTTTTGGGAGAGGAGTTataaatgtcatggaaacaaacggGCTGAAGGAATGGACGTTATCTGGTGGGGaaataatgaatttaataaaataaaccatGAACCATCTTACGCTTCTACTATTAAGGACTTCCTCAATATTTCCCCTTCAATTTGCCATTAGGGATTCAAGTTCTGTCTTATATATCTGATATGTTAAAACTGATACATTTGCTGAAGGACCCTTTGTTGGTATTGCTATTAAAAAATAACCTGCTTCGTAATATTTTAGATCATACTTCtggtggattaaaaaaaagtggTGCTGTTTCGGTGTTGAAGAATCATAAAGATCTCAGCATGAAAAAGCTGAAAATATCTGTATATCATAAAACTGTCCTTTAACAACGCAGGCTTAAAGATGCAGATATGCTATGGGCTAGAAGATGCTCTGCTGAACAAACTTAATTACAATTCCACTATTTACAGCAACAGTCCACATATTTTCAGGTTTACAAACAAGTAATGAAGGTATGGTGCATATTTAGGACAACACAACCTTTTCTTTCCCACATTCAGATCCAATGGTTATTCAGAAAATAGCAAGAATAAGaatgaaaatcacaaaaatatgaaatacaacaTGATTCTCTTCTGATAGGATAAAATCCCAGAGCGTTAAGATACATGTTATAGTCTGAACTGCTGTGtactcccctacacacacacacacaccaaaaacaaATCATACTGCAATCTGAGCCTCTATTGTGGAGAATATTAGGAAACTGGGCCTTTGAGGGCCTTTGAAGCACCATGCAGAGCCATCCTGGATGGGATCAGAACTCTTATAAGAAGGGGGCCTCAGGAAACTTTGCCTCCTCCATCATCTGCAGGTGCTAGGAGAACATATCATCCTGTGTAGACACCAGAGTCTTGTTCTTGGACACCCCAACCTTCAGAAACAAATGTTTATCATGCACAAGCCATTCAGTCCATGCCTTTTGTTGTCCTAATGGTTGACAACAATATGCATAtcaccaccagcatgcacaaggtATTCAGAGCTGAGCTCTTCAGGGAGGAGGCTGTGAACTCCAAGCTGAGTACTGACAGTGCTGCTAATCCGAATTGAAGTGCACTGTAACTGAGAGATTTATACTGGATTTTTGCaggcttattatttttaaaagaatgcaaaaaaaaatctcagagagGACATTTAGTTTTCTCTCCAGAACAAAAAGAACAGAACACTCTCAGtcttataacaaaaataattgaGCAAACTTCAAATGCATGATTCTTTTATAAACTCTCAGAGAAGCGAAGGGGAGACAAGTATCTGCAGGAGAGGGGGGGGGAGCAGAATAAGTCTAATTATCAGATGCTCTGGCCATTACAGGAGGAATTCAGCTGCAATAGAGGACACATGAGCATAGGCCTGGGAGCTTACCAGGGTGGCTTGAAACAACCCAGAGACCGAGAGAGCTGTAGAACTTGGGATAGTCCACACCatcctgtgttttttgttttttttcatgacACCCATTATGCACACACAGAAAGGACCGGAGAATCTGAAGAAACTGTTGGTTTGGGTGTGGACTCAAGGTAGGGGAACAGAAACTTAGCTGCACAGTCAAGAGACTCCAGCCTTTCCCACTTCTCATATGGATCCCAAAcctgagagaggaaagaaagcaatACTTTTCACCTTCAGAtgactgacagcagaggacagGAGACCTATCCTCAGAGGAAGGGCAGGAATAGATGCTGGGTACACACAGCAGGGGGAACAGAGAAGGTCTATTCCTGACAGTTGTGATGTGGTATCTCCCTAAAGCTGAGCCTTAGGGAAGGGACACCCTCCCTATCCGCCACCACCAGCACACCAGCTTCAGGTAGTGATTGTGTCTAAAGAGCCCTCTCTGTAGTATAGTTGAAAGACAGTACTAGGGCTGAGTGTGCACAGATGTTAGTGGGGAAAGTCAAACCCCACTCTAAATTAGATAGATATCAAATCAAGTATTCAAAGTCTACACTGAGTAGCTACAATTTTCAATTCATGACCAAGTTTTAATTGGAATACATACACTAAAAAGGTCTAGCAAGTAGAAAGGTATGCCATGCctgatacatatgtatatatagtttcATAAACATGGAAAATTATAcctatgtatgtataatataaaatTCCATATATTATTATACATAAATAATTCATGTATATGTATTGGTTAAATCCCTTTTGCTTGAGGGATAATTTATTATAGAATAATACATTATCCCAAACTTGGGTATATTAAATTGAAATAAACGAAACATCATAAAGAGTTTGGCATTTCCATGTGTTTTTCATTCAGTTACCTATTCTGCAGgaaacatctcaccaacaaagatcagtggaaactgtatcttatggattttgatttttgtttgttgtacactttgtttctcattaacttcttcactgattcttagatcatacagtaacatcattctcttcaagaaggttcttgattttttttttcatttcttcagtgacacagtagtcattcagtagcatgttatttaacttcatggcacttttaatttctttttctcttcctgttgttgattttgttttgtggctttccatttaagggatgAACAGTAATTGCGTAATGGAGTCTATATTATCTAGTAgtattatttttaacttcatggcattgtaaatttctattgttgattttccagatgagaggatacaatgcagtacccatctctacttccagacaaagatggactcccaatgaacctgttaagtatatcttaacaatgggatgctggactctctgccattgtccatgcccgcaataatggacataagACTATTTgttaagaactatactataataatgatTTAGGGGAACACAATAGGGGCAGAAGgggactatggaactgtattacataatgataacaaaaaaataaagaagtcatatattttttaaattttgtaaaaggTAAGgtttataaataataatttcGGTTACAAGAGTGGATTCCTTGACTTAGGTTCAGCTACAGACTGGAAGGGGGAACTTAATTAGTTTTGGAGGGGTCATGTTCATTCTGCCTCTCCCTTTGTATCACAAAGTCTTAAGTCTCAGAGAAGAACCCTGCTATGAAATTCCACACAGTTTATTTTgcatctccattttttatttcagcAATAAAATCATTACATAATAAGATGGTTTATCAATAAATGGACACAATGAACTATGTTAGGTATGTTAATGGAATAAGTAATGGAACTCATTTCCTACCACAACAAGTGATACAGGAacacatacatttttttgtgtgtgcaagaTTTGTGGAAAGGAGGAGTGGTGAGGTGGgtaattttaaatgcatttacatCTAAGTGAAGTGACTGccatttaaaaaccagaaaaagcTTTTTCTTGGACATACTGAatcctacagaaaaaaaattaacaagttcCTCAGTTGCTTCTACATAACATacatcatttcttattttctgaatttgtttCCCACCTAATCTCTAATCTTATCTTTATTGTTATCAGTATTACAAAACTGCTGTTCTcttcaaggttttttttatttctaacacAAATTCCAATTTTATCCATAAACTAACCCTCAGTTCATAAAATTGATGTTGCAAGTAACTATCGTATTTTTGCTGAATTTCTGTAAAATTTTGtcattatttacaaaaatatgaCTACAGTGAGACTGCTTTTATTACATCTAAAGAAATATGACTTTTTAAACTTTCCACTATCTTTATGTACATGATGTGGTTTAAATGTCTTTGGTTGTATACAATGGAAAGAAAATTGTATTCATAacatctttcaataaaaaatactgTAGCATCTTTCTTCCACTACATTTGGGTACGATTTGATATGTAAATATTCATGTTAATCAAAAATGtagttaattattttgaaaacatgaTAAATAAATTATGTGAAATTGATTGAAACAGGATGTTGCAAGGCAAAATGAATACAATCTTTTTCACTATTTCTTACTAGTTCAGTCCAATCTAATTAAATTAGATTGTTCAATTTATCTGGACTGGGTCCTTAGAAGATGAATTACAAAGAAGGTAACGCTATATGGTATTCTGTTAACACCTTAGAGCGTGTGCAAAACTTGCTTACAAGTTACCATAAAATGTTACGAAATGACGCACAAACCAGTTTTATAATCCTTTAATTTACAGTgcagaaaaacttaaaaaaaagatactaaatcaaaccttttcaaaaattattacaaTTCGcactaattaaaaataatgtgtgtATAGTTATCTAAATATATCTATTGAAAGAGGAATATCTTGAGAAATTAAACAACTGTTTGCATTTCTTGGAATTCTGAAAATTTCAGCCTTGCTGTCTGAACACTCTCACTAAACATGCATTAGGAATGACTACCTCACTGGGAGTGCAGGGTTTCTCCCATCACTTGCCAATATAGTAATTATATGAGTACAGCAAACTTCCAGTTAATTTCCTGGAAGGCATTCAAACAGTTTACCTGCAATGCTTGCACACAGCATTCCCTGATTAATTCACTCTGCCAAAGGAAGAATAAAACCAACATGCATTCAAGGCAATCCTATGGCCTGCCACACAGACTTCTCTCAGTAGCTTTTCCATCAGATGAAGGAACGCCTTGATTACACAGCATCCCCAACCCGGGTCACAGCATGATTTTAGAGTCTTTAACTCAAGTTCCTGAAGCGATGCCGCTCATGTCAATCGCTGGTTTCCTGTTTCCTCCAGCTTCAGAAAATAGTCTCAagtatttctttcccttttactGTTCTGCCTCACTCACCTAACATGCCAGCTGCTATGATTAAACCACTTTGCTGCCCTACCTTTGCGTACAAGTATTTTCATCTTGAATTTGCCCACTATCTTCCAGAAACTACCTCGCAGATGCTTctgttgacatattttttttttctcccataaaGTGGAAAATCAGGATGCACTTGTAAGCCTTGATCAACCAGATTGTTGGCTCTGGTTAGAATTCACCTATATATTCTATCACAGTTCCCTTAGACATTGGTAGCCTCTGTGAAAGAGTCCAGAGGACCGTTGTTCTTTTTGACTTCCAGGTTCTTTTTGGCCTTGAACGTCACAGACACCTCTGAATGAATGGCGTCCATCCTCTGCTCACAgcggaaggcagagaggaaggccttTCGGTAGTTGCTGTTCATCCAGCCGTAGAGAAGGGGATTGGCGAAGGTGGGGCACATGGCAATGATATGGAACACAGTGAAGATGAGTTTGTACTCCTTCAAGTCCAGGACTTGGTTATCAATGTCTACGGCAAGTTGGAAGGCATGCAGGGGCAGCCAGCTGACGGCAAACACGACCACCACACACACCagcatcttggtggttttctGCCGCCGCTGATGGTAGTGGTCATTGGCAGCTCCAGGGCTGATGTGATTCTTCAGTTTGCTCCAGATGCGAGTGTAGGAGAATGATATGATTCCCAGTGGCAAGACATAGAGGATGAGTAAGGAGGAGAGACTGTAAATCGTGCTGTAGATGCTCTTTTCCTCTCCAGGCCACTTCTCAGTACAGGCCACAATCTCAAAGTCTGGGATGATCTCAATCAGTGAGTACTCTCGGAAGATGGCCAGGGGACTTGCCAGCAGGGCACTGATGCCCCAGGCCAAGCCAATAATCAGGAAGCTGATTCGCTTGGAGATCTTGCTCTCCAGATGGTAGACGATGCATCGGTGCCGGTCCAGGGCAATGACTGTCAAGGTGATGGTGGACACCTGCACTGCCAGTCCCTGGGCATAGGGCACCAGGTGGCATAGAACGGGACCCATTTTCCACTCCCCCATTAAGGTATAGGTAAGAGTGAAAGGCAGGCACAGCGTGTTCACCAGGAGATCTGCCACTGCCAGATTAGCAATGAAAAAATTGGTGACTGTGCGCATGCTCTTGAATTTAATCACCACATGGATCACTAAAGAGTTGCCAATGACTCCAAGCAAGATGATGGAGCAATAGGCCAGTATGAGGACCACTTGTACCTCAATCAGCTTTGTGCTATCTATGAGCTCAGGTTCAGGATCAGGAGCCAGCTCATCTCTAGGAGTGATGTGCCCTGGCCCATACtgttctgtcttcatttcttccACTGTTTGGTTTTCATCTGCTTCTGTACTTATTGGGCCCATTTTCAGCACAGCTCCCTTTGGCCCCCAAACAGGGCAGGCACCTGAAATTAcaaataagcatatatatatatatatatatatagaaccaGGAAAGCGCAAGGATGAGGCAAAGAAACATCACAAATGGATTGGTTTAATTTTGTTGGGGTTGAAAAATCTTGCCATCTAATCCTGTAAATGTCACAGagcataaaattttaatataacaAGTGTTTAGTAACTCTATTTACCCCcatataaataaaactaaacagaTACTTGAAATGTTATTATAACAGTAAAACAGAATACCAACTacagacaaaaaataaaagaacctttCCTATGCTAGTTTGTTCATCAAGTTACTGCCAttgccagtactgggccaggcccaaaccagggaCCCAAGAACATAGGCCATCATTCATTGTTTTTcaaggtacattatcaggaagctaaatcagaaattGACCAGCACTCAAAATGAACTTGACActcatatatgggatgccagtgttgtagctAGCAACATAATACACCGTGCCAGAACGTTGGCCCAATGGCTTGATCAATTTTATAGCTgctataaattaattttatgataaatGAAGGAAAGTTTCTTTTCATATCTTGGCTGATTTAAATGGATAAATATTCAGCAACATATTGTATAAAAAAGGGCAAACATTAAAATCCTTCGCTAGGTGCCTGAACTTAGGggccataaaaaaaaagaaagataaactcAGCAGCCTGCCTCATAGCTATTCTTTCTAGGGTACACGGCAGGAATGAAAATGTGTAGCCAGTTTTGAACTGCTGTTTTGTGTTGAGCGATCTGAAATTAACTCACCAGTTAACACAGCAGAGCTCTACACAGGCAACAGGGAGAACTATCCCAAGGCTGGCCCCCATTCCCCTCTATGCACCGAATCTAGAAATATGaacattttcttcatcatttGTCCCCagtattctttttccttttctgtgcccTATTTTAACCAATGTTATACCCAATGATTATGCcttctaaaattaaaagaaagtaaCTGTTCCAGGCTATTCTTTCTCCTTCAGCTTCCATACACGACAGAACTCTAAGATTGTTCTCCAAAGCCTTTCCCACTTGCGTTCTACCATTTCCACCACACGGATTTTCTCCTCCTTCATCTCTTACTGTAATTACCCTGCTAGCCCTCCAACTTACCTTCTACTCTTCCTTGCATTCACTTCTTAGTTTACTCTCTCAATGAACAGGCAAAGTTAGATATGAATGGTCCATCACACCTTTGACACTTATTGGAACCAGTATTCAgccaacattaaaataaaaaccttGAACTAGGATTTACCCCGAATAAATAAGACAACAGAACAGCATCTGTACTCTCAGAttcttgactcctgctgaacaGACTACTTTggcatgaaaataattttgaattccTATGCAATCATATTATTTTTCTCAATGTCTCCAAATTGCACAAAACCACATATTGATTTTTTAGCAGAAGAGTTCCTTTTCAAGGTCTGTTTAAGAAATCCATCAGAGGTCAACATCCTAGTGGcagtacctttcaaataaaatcacagaAATCTGTGCATTCAGAACCTCTTTTAAATGAGTTTTTAATAAACTGTGGTTTGTTAATCATGATAGACTGAAGCTCCAGGGGTAAGTGAATCATATTTATCCAGCCACAGACAATGCCTGTGTGCCCCCCATCTCCATtttcaccctcccctcccctgctctgcaGCACAGGTGAACTGACTCTTTCAGAAGACAGTTCGGAGTCATTTGGCTGCTGGCAGGTATTGGTCAGTGGACCACTGGGAGAGAATGAAAGTCAGGACGAGGAGAGTGGATTCCCCTCTCCTCCTTTGCTCTAAGCAGTGTTGCAGAAGCTCCTCAGCTGCTCTGCCTTCCATGGGACACAGTCATCG contains:
- the NPY2R gene encoding neuropeptide Y receptor type 2, producing MGPISTEADENQTVEEMKTEQYGPGHITPRDELAPDPEPELIDSTKLIEVQVVLILAYCSIILLGVIGNSLVIHVVIKFKSMRTVTNFFIANLAVADLLVNTLCLPFTLTYTLMGEWKMGPVLCHLVPYAQGLAVQVSTITLTVIALDRHRCIVYHLESKISKRISFLIIGLAWGISALLASPLAIFREYSLIEIIPDFEIVACTEKWPGEEKSIYSTIYSLSSLLILYVLPLGIISFSYTRIWSKLKNHISPGAANDHYHQRRQKTTKMLVCVVVVFAVSWLPLHAFQLAVDIDNQVLDLKEYKLIFTVFHIIAMCPTFANPLLYGWMNSNYRKAFLSAFRCEQRMDAIHSEVSVTFKAKKNLEVKKNNGPLDSFTEATNV